A window from Plasmodium gaboni strain SY75 chromosome 9, whole genome shotgun sequence encodes these proteins:
- a CDS encoding putative endonuclease/exonuclease/phosphatase domain- containing protein — protein sequence MKKENIQNMELQNLYKKYEHFNNINNIDNMSSCKMNKGFNNSIDVDSIKDKCNNKYDHLDEISNKNKKEKTELEDRNYIDFLNKKICGDEKTEITYYDNIHIECRRNNINPSDNKKEDEIKSKEENMIIMKNLLKKLSFMSFNTGLLEYKICGICFYKNPPFISKRLAYIPYALKKTDADIIALQEVYDEKHAEFLRINLKSLYPYYARDYYCSQDFIKIFCKQKKCQVYTDNTCYEKKCNHTHICDQNNNDTFFDNDIYNSTDANKNMLSKNCNNHKIKYKSKNSKKFYRIKRKKNFLALHHGLLVFSKYPIIYSNFHSFKRVTYLENLFGTKGFLEVVIDVPSFSYVTLINMHLASAAVRMESKYIEKVRDYEIKQIMKIASQAQKRNTIPIIIGDLNAAPNLCPNNYASFIKNGWKDAWLYARNRKEKHAKIKNKVPKNGTKHINIIYPNNTFNVTGEIKKINNNTEKNNYSFSNNKYEDSFHDHTICNNQLHEAELYYSNRNSINRNNMEEIKKKGKHNIFSCNKKHKCNKILYYKKCSSLYQNNDFSYEKKKIINNNKTLFMNPNLLRYNYCSICQPYNYNNNEYYKKFLNKQNKLYILDNHDLFYQPSNYVETTSNFRIYHEQISKESRKKNFFFNISAKDKFIFTPHNLQNKKDKHYSSKNRKKYIFIQKKKDVYLKQHGQYLNMLNINYKKIIRKKIIKKCGKNKKNYRLKYLCYKKIINNNSKSINYVLSHCSYKINKNFLSDNYKKHENTMHKKKTEKKEIYKIFKIIHYLYDKIKRIKHFSNMFHPIDHIKKLINNNYITKNKNTKGFHIFRKIFSKQFMCDDSTKNKSSSSDNTYHNYYDYIRKNNKKMKKRTICNHINKYNKTMNYLNNNNNKKINYNKIYRKKLSLYKKYNCFYREKTKFINDNNETIQNDLYRNYYIHTLTNTHGNNYYNLYTNNISTNLYYHEKVRHKNILLYEQENSTQFEEYIKNYDHIANNIYQHDTNEEYQKDPQKNKDYSEKKTKNEYYDFSYKNTKKSPSNNLHEINSHHKVYSNIEQNITTYTNECKILDTNIINDKNNTYQNENVKCFWSLIFKALIKCKTDNKVKEHEKKKRIKKYLLAFPNNTHSNNIINDQTINRDNNYNKCKKKKSTVIKKIIKFSKTKNINKRNHTNSIKKINIKNKNVYLRNMKINKSLKIDNRKRLNVFRFIHKEKNICYDNNKNKQYTLLNYQDNQKNPSVNINKKKKLHILKRSHYILQKKKVHIRKCIIHYINIFKCNKSKKKNYNKYYNNQKKDKSKRTFLCEQKGNTYIIPYNNESKNKDTREEKKFIFVNNEKQQKIFPLKWKGKINYNQKKTSYKKKKILNDEFTWDPLNPLNAIGPHSKCNGLRCDYIFFPSVNYQKKNENPNTNHKTHNKENAKNETYILSKRYLNNKKKYTNISYKNNHNNEKSIDKPSFQFHTYNGLTILKYYYIRSAKILFKQPLVMVNSNNKMKKLKCSYSFSMNLKNVRFVTMSDHYAIKIELRLKKKYIPKKNMKLVK from the coding sequence atgaagaaaGAAAACATACAAAATATGGAACTCCAAAAtttgtataaaaaatatgaacattttaataatataaataatatagataatatgTCATCATGTAAAATGAATAAGGgttttaataattctatTGATGTGGATTCTATAAAGGATAAATGTAATAACAAGTATGATCATTTAGATGAGATAtctaataaaaataaaaaagaaaaaactGAATTGGAAGATAGGAATTACATTGACtttttaaacaaaaaaatatgtgGTGATGAAAAAACAGAGATAAcatattatgataatatacACATAGAATGTCGAAGGAACAACATTAATCCtagtgataataaaaaagaagatgaaataaaaagtaaggaggaaaatatgataattatgaaaaatttgttaaaaaaaCTTTCATTCATGTCTTTTAATACAGGACTTTtagaatataaaatatgtggtatatgtttttataagaaTCCTCCATTTATATCTAAAAGATTAGCATATATTCCTTATgcattaaaaaaaacagaTGCAGATATAATAGCTTTACAAGAAgtatatgatgaaaaaCATGCAGAATTCTTGAGGATTAATTTGAAATCTCTTTATCCATATTATGCTAGAGATTATTATTGTAGTCAAGATTTTATAAAGATATTTTGTAAACAAAAGAAATGTCAAGTTTATACAGATAATACATgttatgaaaaaaaatgtaatcatacacatatatgtgatcagaataataatgataCATTCTTtgataatgatatataCAATTCTACTGATgcaaataaaaatatgcttagtaaaaattgtaataatcataaaattaaatataaatcaaaaaattcaaagaaattttataggataaaaagaaaaaagaattttttaGCTTTACATCATGGTTTATTAGTTTTTAGTAAATATCCAATTATATATTCGAACTTTCATAGCTTTAAGCGTGTTACATATTTAGAAAATTTATTCGGAACAAAAGGTTTTCTAGAGGTAGTTATTGATGTTCCTTCCTTTAGTTATGTCACTTTGATTAACATGCATTTAGCAAGTGCAGCTGTACGTATGGAATCgaaatatatagaaaaagTAAGAGATTATGAAATTAAACAAATCATGAAAATAGCTAGCCAAGcacaaaaaagaaatacCATTCCAATTATTATTGGAGATTTAAATGCTGCACCTAATTTATGCCCAAATAATTATGCTTCTTTTATTAAGAATGGGTGGAAGGACGCTTGGCTATATGCCAGGAatagaaaagaaaaacatgcaaaaattaaaaataaagtcCCAAAAAATGGAACAAAacatataaacataatatatcctaataatacatttaatGTAACAGgagaaataaaaaaaataaataacaatacagaaaaaaacaattattcttttagtaataataaatatgaagaTTCTTTTCATGATCACACAATATGTAATAATCAGCTACATGAAGCAGagttatattattcaaatcGGAATTCAataaatagaaataatatggaagaaataaaaaaaaaagggaaacataatatattctcatgtaataaaaagcacaaatgtaataaaatattgtattataaaaagtGTTCTTCTCTATATCAAAACAATGATTTCTcttatgaaaaaaaaaaaattataaataataataaaacttTATTTATGAATCCTAATTTATTACGATACAATTATTGTAGTATATGTCAACcttataattataataataatgaatattataagaaatttttaaacaaacaaaataaattatatattttagaTAACCATGATTTGTTTTATCAACCATCCAATTACGTGGAAACAACTAGTAATTTTAGAATTTACCATGAACAAATAAGTAAAGAAAgcagaaaaaaaaactttttttttaatatatcagCCAAAGATAAATTCATATTCACACCACACAActtacaaaataaaaaagacAAACATTATTCATCCAAAAATagaaagaaatatatatttatacaaaaaaaaaaagatgtTTATCTTAAACAACATGGACAATATCTCAACATGctaaatattaattataagaaaatcataagaaaaaaaataataaaaaagtgtggaaaaaataagaaaaattataggttaaaatatttgtgttacaaaaaaataattaataataatagtaaaTCTATAAATTATGTATTAAGTCATTGTTCCTACAAAATCAATAAAAATTTCTTATctgataattataaaaaacatGAAAATACTATGCATAAGAAGaaaacagaaaaaaaagaaatatataaaatattcaaaattatacattatttatatgataaaataaaaaggatCAAACATTTTTCAAATATGTTTCATCCAATAgatcatataaaaaagctaataaataataattatattacaaaaaataaaaatacaaaaggttttcatatttttagaaaaatattttctaaaCAGTTTATGTGTGATGATAGCACTAAGAATAAAAGTTCTTCCTCAGACAATAcatatcataattattacGATTACATAAGgaaaaataacaaaaaaatgaaaaaaaggACAATATgtaatcatataaataaatataataaaactatgaactatttaaataataataataataaaaagataaattataacaaaatatataggaaaaaattatccttatataaaaaatataattgtttttatagagaaaaaacaaaatttataaatgataataatgaaacaatacaaaatgatttatatcgaaattattatatacatacattGACAAATACACATggaaataattattataatttatatacaaataatatatctacAAATTTGTATTACCATGAAAAGGTAAGgcataaaaatatattattatatgaacaaGAGAATAGTACACAATTTGAAGagtatattaaaaattatgatcatatagctaataatatatatcaacATGATACCAATGAGGAATATCAAAAGGACCCTCAAAAGAACAAAGATTATAGtgagaaaaaaacaaaaaatgaatattatgatttttcatataaaaatacgAAGAAAAGTCCTTCAAATAATTTACATGAAATAAATTCACACCATAAGgtatattcaaatatagaacaaaatattaCCACTTATACAAACGAATGCAAAATATTGgatacaaatattataaatgataaaaataacacgtatcaaaatgaaaatgtaaAATGCTTTTGGAGTCTCATTTTTAAGGCACTCATAAAATGTAAAACGGATAATAAAGTAAAGGaacatgaaaaaaaaaaacgaaTAAAGAAATACTTATTAGCATTTCCAAATAATACAcatagtaataatataataaatgatcAAACAATTAATAGAGacaataattataataaatgcaagaaaaaaaaatccactgttataaaaaaaattataaagtTCAGCAAGACTAAAAATATCAACAAAAGGAACCATACAAACAgtataaagaaaataaatataaagaacAAAAATGTATACCTAAGAAATATGAAGATAAATAAATCGTTAAAAATTGATAATCGCAAAAGACTAAACGTTTTTAGGTTTATTCataaggaaaaaaatatatgttatgataataataagaataaacaatatacattattaaattatcaAGACAATCAAAAGAATCCTAGtgtaaatattaataaaaaaaagaaattgCATATCTTGAAAAGGTCTCACTATATacttcaaaaaaaaaaagtacaCATACGAAAGTGtattattcattatatcaatatattcAAATGTAACAAgtcaaaaaaaaaaaattacaacaaatattataataatcaaaaaaaagataaatcAAAGCGAACATTTCTATGTGAACAAAAAGGAAATACTTATATAATTCCATATAATAACgaatcaaaaaataaagacACAAGAGAAGagaaaaaatttatttttgtaaataatgaaaaacaacaaaaaatttttcCCCTTAAATGGaaaggaaaaataaattataatcaaaagaaaacaagttataaaaaaaagaaaatattaaatgatgaaTTTACATGGGATCCATTAAATCCTCTAAATGCTATAGGCCCTCATTCTAAATGTAACGGGTTAAGGTGTGactatatattttttcccTCTGTtaattatcaaaaaaaaaatgaaaatcCTAATACAAATCATAAAACAcataataaagaaaatgcaaaaaatgaaacatacattttatcaaaaagatatttaaataataaaaaaaagtatacAAACATTTCttacaaaaataatcacaataatgaaaaaagtATAGATAAGCCATCATTCCAATTTCATACATACAATGGATTAacaattttaaaatattattatatcagGAGTgcaaaaatattatttaaacaACCATTAGTAATGGTTAAttctaataataaaatgaaaaaacTTAAGTGTTCCTATTCCTTTTCaatgaatttaaaaaatgtacGTTTTGTAACTATGTCGGACCATTATGCTATAAAAATTGAATTAAggttaaaaaaaaaatatattcctaaaaagaatatgaaATTAGTCAAATGA
- a CDS encoding putative beta subunit of coatomer complex: MPLNLDIKKKLNSRIGKVKCVDIHESENWILASLYSGKLVIFDYVNQNTIKNIEVSAFPIRCAKFIEKKQWIICGGDDMTIRVYNYNTFEKIKSFEDHTDYIRYIEVHQTLPYILTSSDDMTIKLYDYENNFEKLCSFENHIHYVMMCKFNPKDTYIFASASLDKTIKIWGVQNNTSVVTKPHFTLSGHTKGVNCIDYSCSGETSYIISGSDDKTIRIWDYHTKQCIQVLSGHTQNISCVIYHSNLPIILSSSEDCNVKIWNSSMFKLESTLNYNMDRCWSLCAKKTKNDLCIGYDEGLVVIQIGSDVPIYTMFKNKIIYIKNTDIFIINLQNVQEENYNDGDIYKVNKKELGNCDFYPTNVSFHPSGRFICVNGHHEFNIYTSQVLRNKAYGKSSFFVWSHTGDYAIKDEGNKVSIYKDFTSHHTFQTPYNITQLFGGYLLGVKSNNFICFYDWSDYSLIRKIDINVKNVFWNDSGTYVALSTEDSIYILNYLNSDGNLSKDNINKNNDNTNNNNNNNNNTNGSIELIGVKNRNTNHPQHEENKMDEENYFQLESEINESIESGIWIYDSFLYISKNLRLYIYTKKFIDIYAYIDKYLYICGYVYEYDRIFLLDKNFNFYSFFLPITYLQYQKYIMGQDFIAADNIMKNIPESLYNKLSLFLEKMGYKNKALNICNDLEKKFELSLSIGNLQLCVDIINELERKENDSFVHNKYKKLGDTALVYNDIPMAIYCYKKTNDFSSLLIILSTLGDKIGIEELGQMCLNHQKFNIAFICYFLLHKINKCIDILLSNNNFAYAAFFSRVYKPSSLPTILKKWKEHLNKVYPNMPVKLLNPEENPEYFPDYDKALECEKIFDKVNTIGSTKNYSTLKKLIDLNIVEEIKEIGYDKVEDIFIKQFNEELEKDIQNFDQNGNILKNEESKNKNMNKKEDNKEDNKEHNNKGDKKEDDKFCKMEDNELLSNIQMQEDNNKINSYSINSNQSMDEDLL, from the coding sequence atGCCACTAAATTTAGatataaagaagaaattaAATTCACGGATAGGTAAAGTAAAATGTGTTGATATTCATGAGAGTGAGAATTGGATATTAGCTTCGTTATATAGTGGTAAGCTAGTTATATTTGATTATGTTAATCAGAATACAATAAAGAATATTGAGGTTTCTGCATTTCCTATAAGATGTGCAAAATTTATTGAGAAAAAACAATGGATAATATGTGGTGGTGATGATATGACTATAAGAgtttataattataatacgtttgaaaaaataaaatctTTTGAAGATCATACAGATTATATTAGATATATTGAAGTTCATCAGACTTTAccttatatattaacaagTTCAGATGATATGActataaaattatatgattatgaaaataattttgaGAAATTATGTTCTTTTGAAAATCATATTCATTATGTTATGATGTGTAAATTTAATCCTAAAgatacttatatatttgcTTCAGCTTCTTTAGATAAAACTATTAAAATATGGGGTGtacaaaataatacatCTGTAGTAACAAAACCTCATTTTACTTTATCTGGTCACACCAAAGGTGTTAATTGTATTGATTATTCATGTTCAGGAGAAACTTCCTATATTATTAGTGGTAGTGATGATAAAACTATTCGTATATGGGATTATCATACAAAGCAATGTATACAAGTATTAAGTGGTCATACACAAAATATATCTTGTGTAATATATCATAGTAATTTGCCAATTATACTTTCTTCATCTGAAGATTGTAATGTAAAGATATGGAATAGCTCAATGTTTAAATTAGAAAGCAcattaaattataatatggATAGATGTTGGTCCTTATGTGCTAAAAAGACAAAGAATGATTTATGTATTGGTTATGATGAAGGTTTAGTTGTTATACAAATAGGTTCAGATGTTCCTATATATACAatgtttaaaaataaaattatatatataaagaatacagatatatttattattaatttacaaaatgtacaagaagaaaattataatgatggagatatatataaagtaaataaaaaagaattagGAAATTGTGATTTTTATCCAACTAATGTATCATTCCATCCAAGTGGAAGATTTATATGTGTTAATGGACATCAtgaatttaatatatatacatcTCAAGTATTAAGAAATAAAGCATATGGAAAAAGCTCTTTTTTTGTATGGTCTCATACAGGAGATTATGCTATAAAAGATGAAGGGAATAAAgtaagtatatataaagacTTTACTTCTCATCATACATTTCAAACACCATATAACATAACACAATTATTTGGAGGATACTTATTAGGTGTTaaatcaaataattttatttgtttttatgATTGGAGTGATTATTCattaataagaaaaattgACATTAATGTAAAAAATGTCTTTTGGAATGATTCTGGTACATATGTAGCTTTATCAACAGAAGAtagcatatatatattaaattatttgaattCTGATGGAAACTTATcaaaagataatataaacaaaaacaatgataacacaaataataataataataataataataatactaaTGGAAGTATTGAATTGATTGGTGTAAAAAATAGAAACACAAATCATCCACAAcatgaagaaaataaaatggatgaagaaaattatttcCAATTAGAAAGTGAAATAAATGAATCAATAGAAAGTGGTATATGGATTTATGATAgttttctttatatatctaaaaatttaagattgtatatttatactaagaaatttattgatatatatgcttatatcgataaatatttatatatttgtggttatgtatatgaatatgatcgtatatttttattagataaaaattttaatttttatagtTTCTTTTTACCAATAACATATTTACAATATcagaaatatataatggGTCAAGATTTTATTGCTGCAGATAATATCATGAAAAATATACCAGaatctttatataataaattaagTTTATTCTTAGAAAAAATGggttataaaaataaagcATTAAATATTTGTAATGATTTAGAAAAGAAATTTGAGCTATCTTTATCAATTGGGAATTTACAATTATGTGTAGATATAATTAATGAATTagaaagaaaagaaaatgattCATTTgtacataataaatataaaaaattagGAGATACCGCTTTAgtatataatgatatacCTATGGCTATATACtgttataaaaaaacaaatgacttttcttcattattaataattttatcaACACTTGGAGATAAAATAGGAATAGAAGAATTAGGACAAATGTGTTTAAATCATcaaaaatttaatattgcatttatttgttattttttactacataaaattaataaatgtataGATATCTTATtatctaataataattttgcATATGCTGCATTCTTCTCAAGAGTATACAAACCATCTTCACTACCAACTATATTAAAGAAATGGAAAGAACACTTAAATAAAGTCTATCCAAATATGCCAGTCAAATTGTTAAATCCTGAAGAAAATCCTGAATATTTTCCTGATTATGATAAAGCGCTTGAATgtgaaaaaatatttgataaAGTGAATACTATTGGAAGTACCAAAAATTATAGtactttaaaaaaattaattgaTCTAAATATTGtagaagaaataaaagaaatagGATATGATAAGGTTGaagatatttttattaaacaATTTAATGAAGAATTAGAAAAGGATATTCAAAATTTTGATCAAAATGGtaatatattgaaaaatgaagaaagcaaaaataaaaacatgAACAAAAAGGAAGACAATAAGGAGGATAATAAGgaacataataataaggGCGATAAAAAGGAGGATGATAAATTCTGTAAAATGGAAGataatgaattattaaGTAATATACAAATGCAAGAAgacaataataaaattaattcaTATTCAATAAATTCAAATCAAAGTATGGATGAAGATTTATTATAA